One window of Triticum dicoccoides isolate Atlit2015 ecotype Zavitan chromosome 5A, WEW_v2.0, whole genome shotgun sequence genomic DNA carries:
- the LOC119297412 gene encoding cytochrome P450 76M5-like, whose protein sequence is METSTILWLLYVSAASCVLYKVFLCGRNNPKTSSSNARRPPGPTPIPFVGNIFHLQGEPHHALARLAGVYGPVMSLKLGTTTAIVASSASGARDILQKYDHLLAARSITDAGRALGNHERSIVWLPCTSPLWKRLRAVCTNHLFSARGLEATRAVREEKVRELVGSLRAHHAGEAVDVGRVVFSGVLNLVSNVLFSEDVADMSSHRAQELEVLIRGMVEEFTKPNLSDLFPVLSALDLQGRRRRTTQYLRRFNDFFDPIIGRRMKYEGERKDDFLDVLLQLHSVDQLSLEALNCFLSGTILTACIEVEKAPGDLFVSGAETNSITVEWTMAELLRQPAVMSKVRAELREALGSKQHPDESDVGRMPYLRAVVMETMRLHPPSPLLMPHEAMADGAEVGGFAVSKGTKLIVNLWAIMRDPALWKQPEEFIPERFLGADMDFRRKDQGEFMPFGAGRRACPGTPMATRVVTLILASVLHAFEWRLPDGMQPCDVDVRGRFGTSLKMVTPLKAVPVPLF, encoded by the exons ATGGAGACTTCTACTATACTATGGCTCCTCTACGTCTCGGCCGCTTCTTGCGTCCTCTACAAGGTCTTCCTCTGTGGCAGAAACAACCCAAAGACGAGCTCCAGCAATGCGCGACGGCCGCCGGGACCGACGCCAATCCCTTTCGTCGGCAACATCTTCCACCTGCAAGGCGAGCCGCACCACGCCCTGGCAAGGCTCGCCGGGGTGTACGGCCCCGTCATGTCCTTGAAGCTCGGCACGACCACTGCCATCGTCGCCTCCTCCGCGTCGGGCGCCCGTGACATCCTGCAGAAGTACGACCACCTCCTGGCCGCGCGGTCCATCACCGACGCCGGGCGCGCGCTGGGAAACCACGAGCGCTCCATCGTGTGGCTGCCGTGCACCAGCCCGCTCTGGAAGCGCCTCCGCGCCGTGTGCACCAACCACCTATTCTCGGCGCGCGGCCTCGAAGCGACGCGGGCCGTGCGGGAAGAGAAGGTGAGGGAGCTGGTCGGCTCCCTCCGCGCACACCACGCCGGCGAGGCCGTGGACGTCGGCCGTGTCGTGTTCTCCGGGGTGCTAAACCTCGTGTCCAACGTGCTGTTCTCCGAGGACGTGGCCGACATGAGCTCGCACCGCGCGCAGGAGCTGGAGGTGCTCATCAGGGGCATGGTGGAGGAGTTCACCAAGCCCAACTTGTCGGACCTCTTCCCGGTGCTCTCCGCGCTAGACTTGCAGGGCCGCCGCCGGCGCACCACTCAGTACCTGAGGCGGTTCAATGACTTCTTCGACCCGATCATCGGCCGCCGTATGAAATACGAAGGCGAAAGGAAAGATGATTTCTTAGACGTGCTACTCCAGCTTCATTCCGTGGATCAGCTCAGCCTCGAGGCTCTCAATTGCTTTCTTTCG GGAACGATATTAACTGCTTGTATTGAGGTTGAAAAAGCGCCAGGA GACTTGTTCGTGTCAGGGGCGGAGACTAACTCGATCACAGTGGAGTGGACGATGGCTGAGCTACTCCGGCAACCGGCCGTGATGTCAAAGGTTCGCGCCGAGTTGCGGGAAGCTCTCGGCTCGAAGCAGCACCCTGATGAGTCCGACGTCGGCAGGATGCCATACCTGCGCGCCGTGGTGATGGAGACCATGCGGCTTCACCCGCCGAGCCCACTCCTGATGCCACACGAGGCCATGGCCGACGGAGCCGAGGTCGGCGGCTTCGCTGTGTCCAAGGGCACCAAGCTGATCGTCAATCTGTGGGCCATCATGCGAGACCCAGCGCTGTGGAAGCAGCCCGAGGAGTTCATCCCTGAGAGATTCCTAGGGGCGGACATGGATTTCCGGCGCAAGGACCAGGGGGAGTTCATGCCGTTCGGGGCAGGAAGGAGGGCGTGCCCTGGGACACccatggccacgagggtggtgacgCTGATCCTCGCGTCTGTACTTCACGCGTTTGAGTGGAGATTGCCCGACGGGATGCAGCCATGCGACGTCGATGTTAGGGGCCGGTTTGGCACGTCGCTCAAAATGGTCACGCCACTCAAGGCCGTGCCGGTGCCGTTGTTCTAG